Within the Physeter macrocephalus isolate SW-GA unplaced genomic scaffold, ASM283717v5 random_1703, whole genome shotgun sequence genome, the region CTAGGCTGTTTAGGTGTAGTCGGGTTCACTTCTACTGGCGTGTGGGGATTCTCCTGTGTGAAGATGCCGGATCCAGCAAAATCTGCTCCTGCTCCTAAGAAAGGATCCAAAAAGGCTGTCACCAAAGTGCAGAAGAAAGACGGTAAGAAGCGCAAGCGCAGCCGGAAGGAGAGCTATTCTGTTTATGTATATAAAGTGCTGAAGCAGGTTCATCCTGATACCGGCATTTCGTCGAAGGCCATGGGCATTATGAACTCCTTCGTGAACGACATTTTCGAGCGCATCGCGGGCGAAGCGTCGCGCTTGGCGCATTACAACAAGCGCTCGACTATCACGTCCCGAGAGATCCAGACAGCTGTGCGCCTGCTGCTGCCCGGCGAGCTAGCCAAGCACGCCGTGTCGGAAGGCACCAAGGCGGTCACCAAGTACACCAGTTCGAAGTAAGCGTGCAAGAGACGAACTAGAACATCTATTTTACCCCAAAGGCTCTTTTCAGAGCCACTTAAGTTATTGGGGAAAGTGGCTGTAAACACTTGATAAAAGGTGGGTTTAGTTGTTGGTTGGGTAGGGGTGGGCCCATGATCACGAGTGCTTTTGGATTTGGGGCTAGATTGGGACAGTGATTGAAGGTTGCCCTGTTAAAATCTAGGATCTCCCATGGTCCAGTGGTGCCACCTAGTGGTATGTGTCATGTTGCTGGTAACAGGTGATTGGTCCTTAAGGTGGTTCCTACCTAGTCTGAGTCCTCAGTGGGAACTTAGGTACGGAGGAGCGGGGAAGGGCTGTCTCTTATTAAACTAGTAAGCgagttgggttttattttattctagcgTACAGATAGAGAGCCCTATAGTTTCCCCAGTTCCCGCTGTTTCTTAAtgttttaatctgtttttaaCATATATCTCTAGGTGTGTGTCATAAACTTTCAACATCGCCAGATACTTTAGTACGTTGGCTTACCTCTATATCCCAACCTAGCCCCGTGACCCTCAACCAGATAgatttcccaccccaccccctccatcacccccccccccatgggatattggcaatatctggagacatttttgattgtcatcaCTTGGGGAGAGGGGCGCTACTGGCATCTAGTCGGTAGAtgacagggatgctgctaaacatcctgtaaTGTCTAGGAGAGCCCCCACTACCAAGAATTATTTGGTGAATGACGTTGATCCTTGCGCCAAGGTTGAGAGACCCAGTGCCCAAATACTTCCCTTCCTTCAAGATATTTTCCCTTCTGGGTTTAATCCTCATTTAGGTCAAAACCTTTCCCCACTCCTACCCTGCTTTTGGTGAAAACTGAGCAgcacttaacttactgtgcttgttTACACTCCTCCACAGGAAAATTATCTTCTCCAGGGCAAGGACCTTGTCTTGGTTCTGTAACTTTCCTGGTTATAAGACCCACCTCTAAGCTTACTAAACATACTTCCAGGTGGCTCTCCTGAAGTTCCCTGATAAGGTCCCGTTGGAGGTGGGGGACTGGTGAGGTAGTTCTTAGTGTTCTcaggtgtattttttttagaatagATTTTGGAGGCGTGGTGTACAAAAGGGCACAGTTAACATGTGGGATGAATTTCTAAGGCCCTCTCAGTTCAAAACTTGCATAACTCGAGACCAATCCCGAAAAAGGCTGGATATTGTACCAAATAAAATATACCcttgaggcaaaaggaaaaatcttggCTTCCAATTCACTTGACAGTCGAGTTTTGAAATTAAGCCATTCCTGGTTAAACTTGGGGggatttaaaatgaatttttaaaatgcttaaaatgaattttattcatttataatgtAGGAGTTCGAATTTACATCTAATTAAAAGTTGCATAAAGTGGGCTGTATGTGACTTCTTTCTTTCACTGGGAAATTAAGATTCTCAGTGAGTCATCTTTCCCTAGAGACTATCAGACAAGAGACCAGAGAAAGATGACTCAACTGAGAATCTAAAATTTCtagttgaaagaaaagaaatcattataCAACACACTTTATAGTAGGAAAAATCACTCTATAAGTGAGAATTTacatgtgccagaccctgtgctaggTGATGGTGATATACAGGTGCTCTCCTTCCCAAGTCCATGAAGTACACCTGGAATTTTATTTGCGACCAATATATCAAGTATCCTctgggaagtttttttttaagttttagttttacCCAATTTTCACTGTAACATCTTTCAACTTTTTAATCATCTGATTTTTGTAAATGGAATTCTTCATCGTCCCCTTTAAATTCTGTGACTAGGTGTCCTTATTTCTGTACTTCTCATCCAGgttgtaacattttcttttcactttaatatgtctctttaaacttaaattttcaCATAGACAATTTTTTAGGGTTTTTCATTATATTGGAAAGCTCTGGCTGTCCCACCTTCTTGCTCGCAAAGCAATTTAAGTCACATTGTACTTGGCTCCCAGCATCTCAAACCTGCTGAAGCTTTCTTTGTTCACCATGGTCCTAGCttgagagaaattttattttcttgttccctgtgagattcattttcttttgcagGGGGTATGACTATAGTAAAGTATGGGAATAAGCCTTTTCTCAGTCATCCCAAATAAAATTTATCAGACAATATTGTTGGCTTAAAATGTCCCATATCCAACCATACTCGACACTTCCACTGCTGTCTTCCCACTCCAAGCCACCATCACACCTCCCAGGTATTTGCAATGACTTTCTGACTGGTCTCTTTGCTTCTGCCTCTACCCTCACTCTATTTTCCACAAGCCAGCTAGAGTAAACTTTCTGAAACCTCTAAGTCAGATGATATCACTCCCACACCATCCTGCCCAACTGAAAATCCCCATATGGCTTCAGAGAGAAGGTCCACACTGATACAATGGCCCACATCCACCTCCTCTCTTACCACTCTCCCTTTTGTTCTGTTTCATCACACTTGTCTCCCTGCTCTACCTCGAATACACCAAGGCCCTCCTATCTCAGGGTCTTTGTGCTTGccatttcttcttctggaaaagCTTTTCCCCCAGATATTTATATGACTGGCTTCCTCATTTCTTAGGCTTCTGCTCAAAACTTCCATTACTCTTCAGTCCTTCCTTGACTTATGTAAGATAGCAagcccacctccctctctccccacattTCTTGGTACTCCTTGTCCCCATACCTTGCTAAATTTTCTTCCGTGTATCATCTGAATActaatgtatttacttatttgtttattactGAATCAGAGACTGCTACTCATAAAAGCTGTTCTTCCCTGCTTACTTTAACCCCCTGCTTTATGGGTGCATGGCTTCTCCGTTAAAGGCTAATTTACCAGCTTTTCTTGCATCTGGGTTTGTTCATAAGACAAAGTTCTGAGCCAATGAGATATGAATGGAAGTGATACATATTATTTCTAGTTTGTGTCCTAAAAAGGAATAGATATGTGCTGCCCTTGCCTTTTTACCCTCTCCTCTGGCTGGGTTACAGATACAATGGCAGGAACTATGGCAACCACTCTGGGCCCAGAAACAGAAGccatgtgatgagaatggcagaACTGTTCTACTAACCCTGGACATGAGAGATGAATAAACTTgtattttgtttaagccactttttaaaaaatatttggcacAATAATTTAGACTGTTCTCCAACCAATACATTGTCTGACTCTCCTCCTACCTTCTCAGAGTAAGTCCTATGAAGGTAGGTACTTTGTTGTGTTCACTGCTCTTTGCCCATCATCTCGAGCTGTACCTGGAATAGAGTGGGCACTCAGTAAGTACTGATGGGATGAATAGACTGATGAGGGAAGGAGTGGGATTGGATTTATGAGATGTAGAACTCTAAGAGTTGGCTTTaacaaaaaatgatttaaaaaattttttgcccTCTGAATGGGGAACAGCACAATACAGAGTGAAGGTCTAGGTGAAGTTGCAGACACCATGATCCACAAATCAGTTTAGAAGCTTCACAGTGTAAGttgttgggtattttttttttttttttttgtggtacgcgggcctctcactgttgtggcctctcccgttgcggagcacaggctccggacgcacaggcttacgggccatggctcacaggcccagccgctctgcagcatgtgggatcttcccggactagggcacgaacccgtgtcccctgcatcggcaggcagactctcaaccactgcgccacaggggaagcccagTTGTTGGGTATTTAAGGATACTTACCTACACTAACTCAGAAGCAGTAAGAGGGTAAAGGAAAACTTTTGTTTCCTCTACTATTCTCAATACTTCTGGCCACCAAGTATGTGGGTTTTCCACACCAAGCAATCCTGACATTAACTACGTGGAGTTAGagcagaccccacaggttaagggctcagtccaaAAAGATTGCCCCTCCACCCCCTATAccaacttcagatgccaatcacaagtagtgCGTCCCTAGGTTACACACACCTCTGTCAGTCTTGGCTTGGCTACAAATCAGgagttcccacaaccccctcctcagattcaataatttgctataacagcttacagaactcagggaaacacttacgtTTACCAGTCTATTATAAAGGATATAGTAAAGGATACAGATGACCAgtcag harbors:
- the LOC102993605 gene encoding histone H2B type 2-F, with amino-acid sequence MPDPAKSAPAPKKGSKKAVTKVQKKDGKKRKRSRKESYSVYVYKVLKQVHPDTGISSKAMGIMNSFVNDIFERIAGEASRLAHYNKRSTITSREIQTAVRLLLPGELAKHAVSEGTKAVTKYTSSK